From the genome of Clavelina lepadiformis chromosome 2, kaClaLepa1.1, whole genome shotgun sequence:
CACAAGTTTGATCAGTTGGTGTCCATCTAGCATCTTTGCCGCAGACGGATCTGTTTATGCATTGATagacaaaatttgcatctgtTTTCTGCACGGTGCCAGATGCAATGCAAAGGAATGTCAAGCAAGACCCGTTGAGATCATTTGGAGGTGAGCCACAGTCCGCTGATGTATGCATAAATATAAACGGATATTACGTATTAGTAATGcaacttacaaaaaaattaattgagaCATTGTAATCTAGAAATAAATGTTACTTCATAAACCGATATTTTCTATGTAAATacacattttaacaaatatcTGCAATATAGGGACAGAGCTTTAAGCTCGATAGTTAATTTTGAGAACAGTCGCGTCACCTTACCTTCTACAGTTAGGAATGTGAATGTACTGGCATCTCCAACTGTAATGTTAACAAATCCTGATTGTGAAGCAGAAAAATTCAAAGCCATGTTTAGAGTTTGCGCAGAAACCATTCCCGTCTTGAGCTCTGTCCAGTGAAATACATTAATAGATTAACTGTTAGTatgaaaattaataaatttataagaCTACGTTTCTTattaaaaagcattttaagacgtgttttgaagtttatttgAACTGAAACAAACTTGTAAACGTGTTACTATAAACGAGAATACCATTATCAAAATGGTTGAAACAGGCAAAATGCAATATATATACACAATTGTGAACTTTAAGCTATTAATAACTTGCCATAACCAGTTGAAGCTGCAGTCATTGGGTAAAAAGTGGAGTTGAATGTAACATTggcaatcatttcattacgaACAAACCATCTAAATACAACGGTGGGATCGCTTACGTTGGCTGCGGTCACCTGTCAAAGTCAGGTTCAGTCAGGTCACGTTCAGGTGTATTTGAGTAGCCTAAAGTTTTGCTTAGTTTGACTAAAACCTTATTACAATGAATTAAAtggtttattctttttatactACAATAAATTGTATAGAAATTTCTGAAAAGTTTTTACCGAAAACACAACATCAGCACCGGCTACTCGAGTTGGATCCTGGGGCGAAACGTTTTGCAGCACAGGGCCATAAGAATCTACAAGAATATGGTGGTTTTGATAAAATTCGAtaacttaaacatttaatGTAACTTTTAATcgtaaaaattttgtataatcTATGATATTTAGTGAAGTTCAAAATCTCATTTCAATTTGCGACTTTGTATGTCATGGACAAACTGGCGAAAAATGACCATTGTATATAATGTCGTGTTCGTTTATTTCCATTCAAAGACTTTTTATATGAAACTGAACGGATAAACGTGTGGGATACTGGTAGAATATACTTGGTTGACAGCATCGAAGTTATAgtttaacaacaaaagaaaaatgattgCACGTGTAATACCATAAATTGGCAGTGTCACAACATGCAATATGCACTAAAAATAACACAATACCCTGGGCTAGTAATGAATTCAATCCCAATACATAACAGCAaagtttgattaaattttgaaaagcaaTCACGTCAACTTACCTTTTACTGTTAGGGATGTGAATGCACTGTCCTCACCACCTGTGACGTTGACTATGGTTGATTGTGAagcagaaaattttaaagtcatGTTTAGAGTTTGAGCAAAAACCATTCCCGTCATAAGTTCTGTCcaataaaatagtttattaaaCAGTGATTTAAAACCATTGTAAATTAACTAGCTGAAACAAGTATCAACGAAAAAAAGTATAAAGACACATACTAATTAATATCTCGTTTATACCAACGTTGTTAATAAGCCAAGATACAGGCATTAAACATATAACAATCTATTGGCAAATTGCTGTTATCCGATTTATAACACCACTAGGCAATAAAATCTTGAATCTTAAGTAATACAAAAGTTACCATAACCAGTTGAAGCTGCAACCATTGGGTAAAACGTGGAATTAAATGTAACATTGGCAACCATTTCATTATTGACAAACCATCTAAATACAACGGTGGAATCGTTTACGTTGGCTGCGGTTACCTGTCAAAGTCAAAgcgttaaaatgtaattcgaTTATTGAATAACATGCATTTCTTTTAAAAGTAGTTATATACCGAAAATATGACGTCAGCACCAGCGACACGAGTTGGATTCTGGGGcgaaaaattttgcaataaagcTCCATTACAAGCTACAACAATAAAATTGATAAGTTCGACGAAATTTCTCAACATAAACATGAACATAagttcaacacaaaaaaaataacagaatTACTTGAACATGGGCTGctaataaaaaattgatttacaaaatatttttatatttaaatcgaaaattacacaaaattcaAGATGACATATCGAATAGATTACAGTATTATGTCCACTGTTTCTCAAAGAGACATTTTCTCAGAAACGTTCAAGAAATCCTTGCATCACTTAGGCTACACATGTGATAGCAATGGCATTATCAATATTATCgacattatactgtacttaccacaaaacaaCCAAGGACCGAGAAGCACCAACAGAAAAATACCGTGAAAAGGCTGCATATTACAGGTTGCAAGTACCGGTAAAAAAGACCAGTCTATGATTAAAGTCCTAAAAAGGAAGgttttttcaaacttatttgaacCAGAAAAATCTTGAAGTACAAGTTGTCTGACCGGTGACTATAACGCTAGCTGCTTTATATTAAACGTATCTGTATTTACGTAAACCAAAGATATTTCCAAGAACGACCTGTGAAATATTTAACctcttttatttttcacaatgcTTGGCATATATGTCGACGTCTATAATTATATTGGCAGTGTGCAAATTGAAccaatgtaattttgtttgcagcgatcaatacaaatttaatttacgAACGCAGCAGAAGTTAACGGCTTCCCTCTCGGTGAGTTCAGATAGCTTGAACATGTTGTGCAACCATCTATTCTAAATGAACGGGAACCTGCAGCCTACAAATGTGTAGACAGTGTAGTTAATTTAAGGCGAATGTCCTATGATTTGTATCAATCGAATCATGGCTGCAAAATCGGCACAGTATGTGCCACCATTGACAAAAATTAAACCACAGCTGATTAGACACCCCAGCAATGCACGGTTCATTTATCGTAATATCAATAAAGAcgatattttcaattaacgTTCTTTGTATTTCTTGCAGCTGAAAATATCGattaaactaaaaaacttTGATTAAGACCTTCCAGCAATATGAATTGTACGACCATACCTGAAAAGTTCTGTgcataaaaattactttaccAATAAAGCTAAATGCTTGGACTGTTTGGAAACGTCTGACTGCTGCTGCCAATTTTTACCAGAACATTGCACACCAGAACTTCAAGTCAACAAAATACAGCACCAGCCACTGAAGCCGGTCTTTCGACTAAACATAACTACTTCCTTTTAATTATACTTTCAGTCAAAGATTTCTTAGATGGCATAAAAGTTTACCAATATATAAACAAACCGAGATATGGTAGGCTGCTGATCTACACGGAAGCAAGACTATAAAACTCGCTGTGAAATATGGGCTTATACTGGAGTATAAGGCTGATTACGTATGGCAGCCTTATAACGTTTAACCGGAAATTGCATCATGCGATCGTTCGTGAATAAATACCATCTCAATTGCACTGGTACTCAAACAAACTTCATCTGCATCTAAATTTCGACgcaaatttattaaaacttgcAAGTTGATACTGTTTTTGAGGTTGGTGTTGCAACAATTTCCTGGTTTCCTTTTATTTCTCAATTGTTGTGTGGAAATATTACTTTGTAATTTAAGCTCCTTTCACGACACCATAATCCTATAAGGAAGTAATTCAACGGGTCCCGTGGTGTACTTTTTGTGAAGTTTGCTTATTATaagtttgtcattttacacaaGACTTTTTTTATACAACATAATGTATTTAAAAGAACATAGCTATGAACCACTTTTAGTAATCCCTTTTTAAAGGCAAAAGTTTAAGGTTTTAGAGTAACAAAGTTATTTAGCTTTTGATATTTGTGACTTAATAACTTATTTAATCAAAATCTGCAAACAAATACTAAGGAGACATTTccaaaaacacttttttgtatatatttaaacTCTCTCTACATTAGATATTTAGTCTTTCCATGAATTGCAgatgaaaataaatgtttcaaacaacACAGGATCACTTGTCGTATTCTCGGCCTACCGGGatcaaaaacgaaaaattgCAGGCTGGTCATCCAAGAGCGTTTTGCGACGCGTGACAGCCTACATTTTTCCAGTGTAACAAGGGCCCTATTCCAATAAAACTGCTTCAAGTAGTGAAACTCGGCGAGATGAAGAAGTAAAGGTCGACGAAGTACCATGCACGGCCACAAGCCCTCTCATGCGATGGCGACACCCGGGCTAACTTTTGACAATGCAGTGACGCCAATAGCTGTCATGGTACCTGAATCTTTTGTAGGCTGTTGCACTTGGCCGACCAGCAATATCTTCAAATATGTCCTGGATGTGACAAATATCTTCCATGATGCATCCGTTTTCTGAAGCAAAGACTATACTGAAGTTTTTTGAGAAGGCTTAGGCAACTTTCAGCAAAAATTCAGGTAGCATTCAAAAGTCTTTTAAATGCCGTCCTTCTGCGATGGCGCACAGACACCAAAAGCCTTCACGTCCCAAATTTCAGTAGTTGCTACACTAGCTTTGTCCTATTTTTGCGCCATTTCCAGCTCAAACTAGGAATTTCTTTTATAGGCCAACCATTCATTGACGTTCTGCCGAGCCACTACGGTCTTGTGCGCTGTCTTCATATGGGCGATCATTTATGCATTAGCTTAGCCGTCACTGTGCACATTCCAGAACTTAATTCTGGCCTAATAGAGACGTTCCATGGCATGCTGTGCCTCAATAGCAGCTTAGGGTCAGACAACGCTTGCACAAGTCTATGGTAGCAAAGCGGGGAAACCTGAACACGTCGAATGGGAAATCCAAGGTGGGCTTGGCAGAGAAAGCCGCCATGAGCTTTTGTAAAAGCCTCTTTGCAGTGGATGGCGTCTACAGTAATAATCTCAGCTAATTATGTATACATTTCAAATCGTTTTAGCGAGCGCTGATTCGCCGAGTGTATAAAATAAGGTGCACTGCCCAAATGAGGCTCAACCCATAGTAAATTCAAAAGCAAAACGAGCACAGAAAACAGTTGCTGTAATTTGATTGGCTATTATAGTCACGTGAAATTTGTAAGCATTCGGTTTCGCTAGGGACGATTTTATTTCAGCAGGGAATGGTCAATGTGCGTGATAGCTACTTTACAGgagtaaaagtttatttggtGCTACACCTGGCCGCATATTTTGGTAAGGTGCTTGTTTTCTTAATCATACATTTAGGAGTCAGTAAAAGTCCTAAACTTGCACCATGCGCATTGGTCTTTgacgtttgtttgttgtgtattACCAAGTGAGATGCGTTGAACTGATTGTGTCAGGTTGCCCTAATAAAGCCCACCAAAAATCAACGTGGTAGTGCATTCATCCACAGAAAACTGGTTTTGTGCAGTGTGCTCGGAAAACACAGTGTGTGACACGAGGCAATGTAAAACATGCGAAACCAGGTACCACAAAGACTGTGCGGGGTTGAAAAAAGAAGATGTTGATTTTTTATGCCCTGATTGTGATAATTAGTGCTTCACTGTTTTGCTAACGGGTATTGGCGTATGTTGTTTAAGAAATACATTCATTACTGtacatataaaaatattgcCTGCACGACTTTGCAGAGGTATGTATGATAACCCTTTTAGGCCATATAAAGCCTAAAATTTAGGATCTCAAGGGATGGGCCTTATTATGTCAATATTGTTGTTGTTAGGCTCGGTAAATCTAGTTTCTTAACCAGCTTGTAACTTACGGCCTATGGTGAGCAGAccactgaaatttcttgagtAAGTGCCTTAAGGATACTAAGctacataaaacaaaacttaacgGCCTATTTTCccatttttgtgtaaaagtgtaaaaaaattaaaatgcttGGCCTTACTTAGGCCGGATGCCTTGCAATCTTAATTGCGCtttgtcaacatcaagtggTTAACTGATTTATTAGCCAATCATTAACTTAGCTCAGTCATGCAATTATCACGGAATATTCTGGATTTAATTTAGAGGAAAAGCCTAATGTACTGTAATTATAAGTAACTCATTGAATATAAGTTAGTCACTTTTGTGAAATTCAGTCTTTTCTGTGCCTGCCGCATTCCTATATTCTGATGTGCTATTTGTTGTTGAAGTTCAATCATGTGGTGTGCCATTTACAGGGTATATTTGTGTTGACTATATATAGTATGCTACACAAACATTATTGTCGTGATGTGTTATTAGCTAGAAATCATGAAGATAATAATAAGACTCAGACGTGAGACCGGCAGTCATTTCTTATATCTTACTTAATCATAAATTGCAACCTTCtgataatgttttagtaaCGGTTAGTTATCATAACATCGTTGTGACACCAGCTTACAAAACAAGAACCAAACTGTAAGATGAGAAGAATGAGAACAACACATAAATGTTAATAGAAAAATAAGAACCGTAACACAACGTCGACGTACACTAACGAGCAATACAAAACGAAGAcgcaaaaaataattaaaaactaCGCAACAATCCCAAAGAACCTTTGCCCAGATGTCCGGCTTGCGGTGACGTATGGAGAAATAGCCGTGTTTCACTGCAACAATCCCGAAGACCAGAGACAATCTATCAAGACTTGGGCTTGCCGTTAAACAGAAAGAAAGTCATTTAAACGGCGATCCAATAATGGTATGGTATGGACGTATGATAATGGTATgataataatctttatcctcggactgacgTAGATCTTTGCAcacttaaacccggcgatgatttcTCGAGCCCGAGCCCTATAGTTACCAAGCTAgactttgtgcaagttcctattgtcacacatttttttatttgatttttatgcCCAAATTTAGAATTGTCCACCAGGAGCAtgtgtcgttaatgccttgccaaagggcattacaacggtatggCACTACTGGGTCTCAAACACATAACCTGGGCCGCATTTATTGCAAGGCCAGCGCTcgaaccactcggctaccgaACCGACAAAAGCCGAAAAACAATAGCTTTCTTCCGACGTTTTGACTAGAAGCTTGTAAACTTTTATACCTTTTGGTATAATTAGGTTATCAGAGTCTGGTTTGGGGCACGCTAATTTTTCTATAATAGCGATGTATGTTACGCGTATGATGTATGAGTTCGAGCAACCTTTTCTGGTGGCTGCTTGGCACCTTTCGACTTGTTACCTGCTCAGAAGTGCTAAAAGAATTTTATTCCGTTGATCAGCTTTAGGCTTTCAGATATGGTTTAAAACCATGGCTTAGACCAGCCCAACAAAAGTAACATGCGTTAACAAAACAGTGCGCTCTTGAATGCGCCCTATAGTCTAACCGTGCGACTACAGAGGTACACGAGGGCGGCTGGGCATGCTGATTACAATAACTGAATTATAG
Proteins encoded in this window:
- the LOC143445133 gene encoding uncharacterized protein LOC143445133; translation: MQPFHGIFLLVLLGPWLFCACNGALLQNFSPQNPTRVAGADVIFSVTAANVNDSTVVFRWFVNNEMVANVTFNSTFYPMVAASTGYELMTGMVFAQTLNMTLKFSASQSTIVNVTGGEDSAFTSLTVKDSYGPVLQNVSPQDPTRVAGADVVFSVTAANVSDPTVVFRWFVRNEMIANVTFNSTFYPMTAASTGYELKTGMVSAQTLNMALNFSASQSGFVNITVGDASTFTFLTVEADCGSPPNDLNGSCLTFLCIASGTVQKTDANFVYQCINRSVCGKDARWTPTDQTCEPPMGCAETGKWGNDCANRCGAGCVLPDSCDFTTGSCLDRHGNISTTCAMGYTGERCDQNATSLCANGTWGQFCDKTCGAGCVRTTCDRYSGQCTDINGQAATVCTPGYTGPTCSEKGCQVPGTWGETCLNSCGNGCPGKYVSLCDMTTGACLNSDGSTRPPGSNCSQGYTGKNCDLPNCPQGCGDGVCVAPNLCQNCPLHFASGPSCRNIRLDGFLKGSLPTFAILTAAVLFLTIFSKWYIRRKLKIS